In Achromobacter spanius, the following proteins share a genomic window:
- a CDS encoding DedA family protein: MSTSLHQFIVDYGLWAVLAGTFLEGESVVVFAGFLAHQHLLHLPYVMLCAFAGSFMADQLLFFLGRRYRDHRFVRRIREKPAFEKALAAIDRYPHGFILSLRFLYGLRTVGPVALGMSRVPPLRFLVLNAIAAVIWAVCFSVVGYAFGQTIESLLGRLHGVETKLAVAAAIGLVIGLAYHLVARRRQR; encoded by the coding sequence ATGAGCACGTCCCTGCATCAATTCATCGTTGATTACGGCCTGTGGGCGGTGCTGGCCGGCACCTTTCTGGAAGGCGAAAGCGTGGTGGTCTTCGCGGGCTTTCTGGCGCACCAGCATCTTCTGCACTTGCCGTATGTGATGCTGTGCGCCTTCGCCGGTTCATTCATGGCCGACCAACTGCTGTTCTTTCTGGGCCGGCGCTATCGCGACCACCGCTTCGTGCGGCGCATCCGCGAAAAACCGGCATTTGAAAAGGCGCTGGCCGCCATTGACCGCTATCCGCATGGCTTCATCCTCAGCCTGCGATTCCTCTACGGCCTGCGCACCGTGGGACCCGTGGCGCTAGGAATGTCGCGCGTGCCACCGTTGCGCTTTCTAGTGCTAAACGCCATCGCCGCCGTCATTTGGGCGGTGTGCTTCAGCGTGGTGGGCTATGCGTTTGGCCAAACCATCGAGAGCTTGCTTGGCCGCCTGCACGGCGTGGAAACCAAGCTGGCCGTCGCCGCGGCGATCGGGCTGGTGATCGGGCTGGCCTATCACCTTGTTGCCCGACGACGGCAACGCTAA
- a CDS encoding bile acid:sodium symporter family protein — protein sequence MSRLVRLLPDRFTLYLICTVIIASIVPAHGQGVVVFGWITNIAVGLLFFLHGARLSREAIIAGLTHWKLHLTIFSATFLMFPLLGLALKPVLEPLVTPELYLGILFLCCLPATVQSAIAFTSMARGNVPAAVCSASASSLLGIFLTPLLVGTVVANAGSAPISFDAVGKIMLQLLLPFVLGQFARRWIGAWVHKHKAMLKFVDQGSILLVVYTAFSEAINEGLWSTTPIPALVGLVVCCAVILALALGLSALAGKVFGFSVEDRITLLFCGSKKSLASGIPMAQVLFAGHAVGAIVLPLMLFHQIQLMVCGVLAARYGKRPEIKD from the coding sequence ATGTCACGCCTAGTCCGCCTTCTGCCCGACCGCTTCACCCTCTACCTGATCTGCACCGTCATCATCGCCAGCATCGTGCCCGCGCACGGGCAAGGCGTGGTGGTCTTCGGCTGGATCACCAACATTGCGGTGGGCCTGCTGTTCTTCCTGCACGGGGCGCGCCTGTCGCGCGAGGCCATCATCGCCGGCCTGACGCACTGGAAGCTGCACCTGACGATTTTCTCAGCCACGTTCCTGATGTTTCCCTTGCTGGGCCTGGCGCTCAAGCCAGTGCTGGAACCGCTGGTCACGCCCGAGCTGTACCTGGGCATCCTGTTCCTGTGCTGCCTGCCCGCCACGGTGCAGTCGGCCATTGCCTTCACCTCCATGGCGCGCGGCAACGTGCCGGCCGCGGTGTGCAGCGCGTCGGCCTCCAGCCTGCTGGGCATTTTTCTGACCCCGCTGTTGGTGGGCACGGTCGTGGCCAACGCCGGCAGCGCGCCGATTTCGTTCGATGCGGTCGGCAAGATCATGCTGCAACTGCTGCTGCCCTTCGTGCTGGGCCAGTTCGCCCGCCGCTGGATCGGCGCCTGGGTCCACAAGCACAAGGCCATGCTGAAGTTCGTCGACCAGGGTTCGATCCTGCTGGTTGTCTACACCGCCTTTTCCGAAGCCATCAACGAAGGCCTGTGGAGCACCACGCCCATCCCCGCCTTGGTCGGCCTGGTGGTGTGCTGCGCGGTCATCCTCGCGCTTGCGCTGGGCTTGTCCGCCTTGGCCGGCAAGGTCTTCGGCTTCAGCGTGGAAGACCGCATCACCCTGCTTTTCTGCGGTTCGAAGAAAAGCCTGGCCAGCGGTATTCCGATGGCGCAGGTGCTGTTCGCCGGCCACGCCGTGGGCGCCATCGTGCTGCCCTTGATGCTGTTCCACCAGATTCAGTTGATGGTCTGCGGCGTGCTGGCCGCGCGCTACGGCAAGCGTCCGGAAATCAAGGACTGA
- a CDS encoding BPTD_2524 family lipoprotein, with amino-acid sequence MRKSVWVGVTLAVLLAGCASKGVYEADTVQKETFSVDTNYQAAFRRGGEYVRTCHMNVKHPYGVAYEWRHVLGEKGAPDEIQVYKVGEPATVLELISAEADGPAKSKVTVTVLGEGRWDKAEIAAVRTSIQTATPACRAADGN; translated from the coding sequence ATGCGCAAGTCAGTATGGGTGGGTGTAACGCTGGCGGTGTTGTTGGCCGGCTGCGCGAGCAAGGGGGTTTACGAAGCCGACACCGTGCAGAAAGAGACCTTCAGCGTAGACACCAACTATCAAGCCGCCTTTCGCCGTGGTGGTGAATATGTGCGCACCTGCCACATGAACGTGAAGCATCCCTATGGTGTCGCCTACGAATGGCGTCACGTCTTGGGCGAGAAGGGCGCGCCAGACGAAATCCAGGTTTACAAGGTGGGCGAGCCCGCCACGGTGCTTGAATTGATTTCCGCCGAGGCCGATGGCCCGGCCAAGTCCAAGGTCACCGTGACGGTGCTGGGCGAGGGGCGCTGGGACAAGGCCGAGATTGCCGCCGTGCGTACCTCGATCCAGACCGCGACGCCGGCCTGCCGCGCCGCCGACGGCAACTGA
- the pdxA gene encoding 4-hydroxythreonine-4-phosphate dehydrogenase PdxA — MSASLPVGITMGDAAGIGPEIVVKAIAQGLNAPCVVYGDTGALRRAAAQLGARLDVVEIRDVTQASPDAGRIHVIACSPALPDELPLGQISAAAGRAAYDYVCAAIDDAQAGRIRAIVTAPLNKKSMHEAGIDYPGHTEILADRSATQDFAMMLANDELRVLLVTIHVALADVIARITPEAELTAMRLADRACRQMGIAAPRVAVAGLNPHAGEGGKFGREDIDIIEPAIARARAEGIDASGPWPGDTVFMRARRGEFDIVVAQYHDQGLIPVKYLGLDHGVNVTVGLPFVRTSVDHGTAFDIAGRGVADHASLVAAFDLALVMTP; from the coding sequence GTGAGCGCGTCATTGCCCGTGGGCATCACCATGGGCGATGCCGCCGGCATCGGCCCTGAAATCGTCGTCAAGGCGATTGCGCAAGGTCTGAACGCACCCTGCGTGGTGTACGGCGATACAGGCGCGCTGCGCCGCGCCGCTGCCCAACTGGGGGCTCGGCTGGACGTCGTGGAAATCCGCGACGTCACTCAGGCCAGCCCCGATGCGGGGCGCATCCATGTCATCGCCTGTAGCCCCGCCCTGCCCGACGAATTGCCGTTGGGGCAGATCAGCGCCGCCGCCGGACGCGCGGCCTATGACTATGTCTGCGCCGCCATCGACGACGCACAGGCCGGCCGTATCCGCGCCATCGTTACCGCGCCGCTGAACAAGAAGTCGATGCACGAGGCCGGCATCGACTATCCCGGCCACACCGAGATCCTGGCGGACCGCTCCGCCACGCAGGACTTCGCCATGATGCTGGCCAACGACGAATTGCGTGTGCTGCTGGTGACCATACACGTGGCCTTGGCGGACGTGATCGCGCGCATCACGCCTGAAGCCGAGCTGACCGCCATGCGGCTGGCCGACCGGGCCTGCCGCCAAATGGGCATCGCCGCCCCGCGCGTGGCCGTGGCGGGCCTGAACCCCCATGCCGGCGAAGGCGGCAAATTTGGCCGCGAAGACATCGACATCATCGAGCCGGCCATCGCCCGGGCACGTGCCGAAGGCATCGACGCCAGCGGCCCCTGGCCCGGCGACACCGTCTTCATGCGCGCCCGCCGTGGCGAATTCGACATCGTCGTGGCCCAGTACCACGACCAGGGCCTGATTCCCGTGAAGTACCTGGGGCTGGACCACGGCGTGAACGTCACGGTAGGCCTGCCTTTTGTGCGCACCAGCGTGGACCACGGCACCGCCTTCGACATCGCCGGCCGGGGCGTGGCCGACCACGCGTCGCTGGTCGCCGCGTTCGACCTGGCGCTGGTGATGACGCCCTAG
- a CDS encoding PLP-dependent aminotransferase family protein, producing the protein MDPQPLYLRLANHYRRAIQTGVLAPAQRMPSVRTLVRTHHVSLSTALQACRQLEDDGLIEARPRSGYFVLQARRNSIPPVNEPDIRQTLGAAQYVGIHDRVSDFIAKCEAHPVSANFALAAAVPEAYPMDALKQAMTRALRSSPHVLVSPVPPQGHPELRSVLARRALTNGINTTPDDVIVTHGCIEALNLALRAVARPGDTIAVESPTYFGLLQILESLGMRALEIPTSPQHGLSIEALDLAFQTHGNIRAVVVVPNFQNPLGCVMPDAEKARLVALCERQQVPLIEDDTYGALTDDDTPLVAAKSWDATGNVIYCSSMHKTLAPGMRLGWLLGGRWKARIAMLKFAQSRPNEPLAQIAVAEYMGSRAYDRHLTRLRRHLKLQRDQTAEAIAAHFPQGTRLSVPQGGMLLWVEMPGGRSGMDVFEAALRQGIRVAPGAMFSNGTRYNHFLRISCGQRTTPDISRALLTLARIVGDRAQ; encoded by the coding sequence ATGGACCCACAACCGCTGTACCTCCGCCTGGCAAACCACTATCGGCGCGCCATCCAGACGGGCGTTCTGGCGCCCGCCCAGCGCATGCCCTCCGTGCGTACACTGGTGCGCACGCACCACGTCAGCCTGTCCACGGCGCTACAAGCCTGCCGCCAATTGGAAGACGACGGCTTGATCGAAGCCCGGCCACGGTCGGGCTATTTCGTCTTGCAGGCCCGACGAAACAGCATTCCCCCGGTCAACGAGCCCGACATCCGCCAAACGCTGGGCGCGGCGCAATACGTCGGCATTCATGACCGCGTTTCCGACTTCATCGCCAAGTGCGAAGCGCACCCCGTCAGCGCCAACTTCGCGCTGGCGGCCGCGGTGCCCGAGGCTTATCCAATGGACGCGCTGAAGCAGGCAATGACGCGCGCCCTGCGCTCGTCGCCCCACGTGCTGGTCAGCCCGGTTCCGCCGCAGGGGCATCCCGAATTGCGGTCGGTGCTGGCGCGGCGCGCGCTGACCAATGGCATCAACACCACGCCGGATGACGTCATCGTCACGCACGGCTGCATCGAAGCCCTGAACCTGGCCCTGCGCGCGGTGGCCCGGCCGGGAGACACCATCGCCGTTGAGTCGCCCACGTACTTCGGGCTGCTGCAAATTCTGGAAAGCCTGGGCATGCGCGCGCTGGAAATTCCGACTAGCCCACAACATGGCTTGTCGATCGAAGCGCTGGACCTGGCCTTCCAAACGCATGGCAATATTCGCGCCGTGGTTGTCGTGCCCAACTTCCAGAATCCGCTGGGTTGCGTCATGCCGGACGCCGAGAAGGCCCGGCTTGTGGCGCTGTGCGAGCGTCAGCAGGTGCCGCTGATCGAAGACGACACCTACGGCGCGCTGACCGATGACGACACGCCGCTGGTCGCGGCCAAGTCCTGGGATGCAACCGGCAACGTGATCTATTGCTCGTCCATGCACAAGACGCTGGCCCCGGGCATGCGCTTGGGCTGGCTGTTGGGCGGGCGCTGGAAAGCGCGCATCGCCATGCTGAAATTTGCACAAAGCCGGCCCAATGAACCCCTGGCGCAGATCGCCGTGGCCGAGTACATGGGGTCACGCGCCTACGACCGCCACCTGACGCGCTTGCGCAGGCACTTGAAGCTACAGCGCGACCAGACGGCGGAAGCCATCGCCGCGCACTTTCCGCAGGGTACGCGCTTGAGCGTGCCGCAAGGCGGCATGCTGCTTTGGGTGGAAATGCCCGGCGGCCGTTCGGGCATGGATGTGTTTGAAGCGGCCTTGCGGCAAGGCATACGCGTTGCCCCCGGCGCCATGTTCTCGAACGGCACGCGCTACAACCATTTCCTGCGCATCAGTTGCGGCCAGCGCACCACGCCAGACATCTCGCGAGCCTTGTTGACCCTGGCGCGTATCGTGGGCGACCGCGCGCAATGA
- a CDS encoding Lrp/AsnC family transcriptional regulator produces MNERLDDIDRQLLSLLSANAREPAAILARKLGLARTTVVARIARLEREHIVSGYGVRLGRRLEEAAVRAYCFISVLPKTPAAVIRELERMPEVEEVSSVSGPYDYLIFLRCETHEQLDDLLDRIGLIDGVKQTQTSIVLSRKVDRRSAVAAP; encoded by the coding sequence ATGAACGAACGACTCGACGACATCGACCGGCAATTGCTGAGCCTGCTTTCGGCCAACGCGCGCGAGCCCGCGGCCATCCTGGCGCGCAAACTGGGCCTGGCGCGCACGACCGTGGTCGCGCGCATCGCGCGGCTGGAGCGCGAACACATCGTGTCGGGCTATGGCGTGCGCCTGGGGCGCCGCCTGGAAGAGGCCGCGGTGCGGGCGTATTGCTTCATCAGCGTGCTGCCCAAGACGCCGGCCGCCGTCATCCGCGAACTGGAACGCATGCCGGAAGTGGAAGAGGTTTCATCGGTCAGCGGGCCGTATGACTACCTGATCTTCCTGCGCTGCGAAACCCACGAACAACTGGACGACCTGCTGGACCGCATCGGCCTGATCGACGGGGTCAAGCAGACGCAGACCTCGATCGTGTTGAGCCGCAAGGTGGACCGGCGCAGCGCCGTCGCCGCCCCCTGA
- a CDS encoding TIGR03862 family flavoprotein, producing the protein MTAPTRRDPPRVAVIGGGPAGLMAAERLAAEGLQVDVFDAMPSVGRKFLMAGRGGLNLTHSEAAAPFLARYGERAAQLAPWLQAMDATALRDWAHQLGIDTFVGSSGRVFPQEMKAAPLLRAWLARLRSSGVRFHMRHRWLGWPQGDAVDAAALRFETPEGVLTLTADAVVLALGGGSWAKLGSDGAWVAGLQAHGIEVAPLRPANCGFDVAWSPHFSERYAGQPVKSVAMACAGETSGARPSGARLSGARPSSTRPRQGEFVVSETGIEGSLVYALSAALRDRIDAEGRAVAMLDLAPDWTQDKVMAAVTHPRGARSMSSHLQSRMGLTGVKAGLLRECAAAEDFKDPARLALRIKALPVTLLRARPMDEAISTAGGVSFNAVTDGLMLQSAPGVFCAGEMLDWEAPTGGYLLTACMASGAVVAKGVLDYLDGQRQG; encoded by the coding sequence ATGACCGCCCCGACGCGGCGCGACCCTCCGCGCGTTGCCGTAATCGGCGGCGGCCCGGCCGGCCTGATGGCGGCGGAACGATTGGCCGCTGAAGGCTTGCAGGTCGACGTGTTCGACGCCATGCCCTCGGTTGGACGCAAATTCCTGATGGCGGGTCGGGGCGGGCTGAACCTGACACATAGCGAAGCCGCGGCGCCGTTCCTGGCGCGCTATGGCGAGCGGGCCGCGCAGCTTGCCCCCTGGCTGCAAGCGATGGACGCGACGGCGCTGCGCGACTGGGCACACCAGTTGGGCATCGACACATTCGTGGGGTCTTCCGGGCGCGTTTTTCCCCAGGAAATGAAGGCTGCTCCCTTGTTGCGTGCCTGGCTGGCAAGATTGCGCTCCAGTGGTGTCCGGTTTCACATGCGGCACCGTTGGCTGGGCTGGCCGCAAGGGGACGCAGTTGACGCGGCGGCGCTGCGCTTCGAGACGCCGGAAGGCGTGCTCACGCTGACGGCGGATGCCGTGGTGCTGGCCTTGGGCGGAGGAAGCTGGGCCAAGTTGGGGTCGGATGGCGCATGGGTGGCCGGGCTGCAGGCGCACGGTATCGAAGTCGCGCCGCTACGGCCCGCCAATTGCGGATTCGACGTCGCGTGGTCGCCGCATTTTTCCGAGCGTTACGCTGGGCAGCCGGTGAAGTCGGTTGCCATGGCCTGCGCCGGCGAAACCAGCGGCGCGCGGCCCAGCGGCGCGCGGCTCAGCGGCGCGCGGCCCAGCTCCACCCGGCCTCGCCAAGGCGAATTCGTGGTGTCGGAAACGGGCATCGAGGGCAGTCTGGTGTATGCCTTGTCGGCGGCGTTGCGCGACCGGATTGACGCGGAAGGTCGGGCAGTTGCGATGCTGGACCTGGCGCCGGACTGGACGCAGGACAAGGTCATGGCGGCCGTCACGCATCCCCGTGGCGCGCGCTCCATGTCCAGCCATTTGCAAAGCCGTATGGGGCTGACGGGGGTCAAGGCGGGGCTGCTGCGCGAATGCGCAGCGGCCGAAGATTTCAAGGATCCGGCGCGATTGGCCCTGCGAATCAAGGCTTTGCCCGTGACGCTGCTGCGTGCGCGTCCGATGGACGAAGCCATCAGCACGGCGGGTGGCGTGTCATTCAACGCGGTAACGGATGGGCTGATGTTGCAATCGGCCCCCGGCGTATTCTGCGCTGGCGAGATGCTGGATTGGGAGGCGCCTACGGGCGGCTATCTGTTGACGGCCTGCATGGCCAGCGGTGCGGTGGTTGCGAAAGGCGTGCTGGATTACTTGGATGGCCAGCGCCAAGGCTGA
- a CDS encoding entericidin A/B family lipoprotein, which yields MKHKVVFVMLLSIAALSAGCNTVAGAGKDIQRGGEKIEGAAK from the coding sequence ATGAAACACAAGGTTGTTTTCGTCATGCTGCTTTCGATCGCCGCACTTTCGGCGGGCTGCAATACTGTTGCGGGCGCCGGCAAGGATATCCAGCGAGGCGGTGAGAAGATCGAAGGCGCTGCGAAGTAA
- a CDS encoding diguanylate cyclase: MSSSKSALPAWASSADQACYLSASNAQAWEAVYQSVDAYTRGQVAAVVGDSAKELVDAFYSTLLADVEAGPRLSHDIVSTRLHKGMKHWLLGLLCVRDQGDIVALMATQKKVGEVHARVHIPIHLVMAGARVLKNEIAERLRASDLDGTAASIATQYVCNLFDLAIEQMSRAFMRDINRGARNDEAYRLFALGQNISTERERQRAALLEWSQAVLIGLHYRAPEQALPRLAASEFGLWLQHKGGVLFESAPALGQITEAVMRLDDVVLPSLMLDDRERQLSLPDQVRELQELVARIKHLLNGLFDMVAEIESGSDPLTNVLNRRFLPSVIGREISISSRQGSRFSVLLLDIDHFKAINDAHGHSGGDHVLRQFAEVVHQSCRSSDFVFRYGGEEFLVVLVDTGQEAALAAAQKLGAEIRRHDFTIPEVGALRITASIGVATFDGHPDYAYLIDRADKALYQAKLAGRDRSVAA, from the coding sequence ATGTCTTCAAGCAAGAGCGCATTGCCAGCGTGGGCAAGCAGCGCCGATCAGGCGTGCTACCTGAGCGCGTCGAACGCGCAGGCCTGGGAAGCGGTCTATCAATCGGTGGACGCTTATACGCGCGGCCAAGTGGCCGCCGTGGTGGGCGACAGCGCCAAGGAATTGGTGGATGCCTTTTATTCCACCTTGCTGGCGGATGTTGAAGCCGGGCCGCGCCTGTCGCATGACATCGTTTCGACGCGGCTGCACAAGGGCATGAAGCACTGGCTTCTTGGTTTGCTTTGCGTGCGCGACCAGGGCGACATCGTGGCCTTGATGGCCACGCAGAAAAAGGTGGGCGAGGTGCACGCCCGCGTCCATATCCCGATTCATCTGGTGATGGCGGGCGCGCGCGTACTGAAGAATGAAATCGCCGAGCGCCTGCGCGCAAGCGATCTGGACGGCACGGCCGCGTCCATCGCCACGCAGTACGTCTGTAATCTCTTTGACCTGGCCATCGAGCAGATGAGCCGCGCCTTCATGCGCGACATCAATCGCGGCGCGCGCAACGATGAGGCTTACCGCCTGTTCGCGCTGGGGCAGAACATTTCCACCGAGCGTGAACGCCAACGCGCGGCGCTGCTGGAATGGAGCCAGGCGGTGTTGATCGGGCTGCATTACCGCGCACCCGAGCAGGCCTTGCCCAGGCTGGCGGCATCGGAGTTCGGCTTGTGGCTGCAGCACAAGGGCGGCGTGTTGTTCGAGAGCGCGCCCGCGCTGGGCCAGATTACCGAGGCCGTCATGCGGCTGGACGACGTGGTGCTGCCGAGCCTGATGCTGGACGACCGCGAGCGGCAGCTTTCCTTGCCCGACCAGGTGCGCGAACTGCAGGAACTGGTGGCGCGCATCAAACATCTGCTCAACGGCTTGTTCGACATGGTGGCCGAGATTGAAAGCGGCAGCGACCCGCTGACCAATGTGCTGAACCGGCGCTTTCTACCGTCGGTGATCGGGCGCGAGATTTCCATCTCCAGTCGGCAGGGCAGCCGCTTTTCGGTGCTGTTGCTGGATATCGACCATTTCAAGGCCATCAACGACGCGCATGGGCATTCCGGTGGCGACCACGTGTTGCGCCAGTTTGCCGAGGTGGTGCACCAATCGTGCCGGTCCAGCGACTTCGTGTTCCGCTATGGCGGCGAAGAGTTTCTGGTGGTGTTGGTGGATACGGGCCAAGAGGCCGCGCTGGCTGCCGCCCAGAAGTTGGGCGCCGAGATCCGCCGCCACGATTTCACGATTCCGGAGGTTGGCGCCCTGCGCATCACGGCCAGCATTGGCGTGGCCACCTTCGACGGCCATCCCGACTACGCCTACCTGATCGACCGCGCCGACAAGGCCCTATACCAAGCC
- a CDS encoding aspartate carbamoyltransferase encodes MTISQQAFLRDAMRRLNLTRDVFATRIGVKRRALDTWLLPEGSQEFRAMPEVVQRFVSEIVQNGVLLEKYTQSVQDGPLRERIAVEGKNQLLSVDQFTRESVEDLFRVADMMQPIARRQKVSRVLEGAVLGNLFFEASTRTRVSFGSAFCRLGGSVCDTTGFTFSSMAKGESIYDTSRVMSGYVDAMVIRHPEQGSVAEFARATNIPVVNGGDGPGEHPSQALLDLYTILTEFSRLGKLLDGAHIAMVGDLKYGRTVHSLIKLMALYKNVKFSLVSPKGLEMPSYIIEQASRNGNIIEQKTSLAEGLAGADVIYATRVQKERFANEENEGYTPDFQINRAIIDAYCSPETIVMHPLPRDSRPGANDLSVDLNHDPRLAIFRQTDNGIPIRMAIFAVLLGVEGLVQHSLRDVTWQHPSHVGPDDSVFHGLE; translated from the coding sequence ATGACCATTTCCCAGCAAGCTTTCCTGCGCGACGCCATGCGCCGCCTGAACCTGACGCGCGATGTGTTCGCCACGCGGATCGGTGTTAAACGTAGGGCGTTGGACACCTGGTTGTTGCCTGAAGGCTCGCAGGAATTCCGCGCCATGCCGGAAGTGGTGCAGCGTTTCGTCAGCGAAATCGTGCAAAACGGGGTGCTGCTGGAAAAATATACGCAAAGCGTACAAGACGGCCCGCTGCGTGAGCGCATCGCGGTGGAAGGCAAGAATCAACTGTTGTCGGTGGATCAGTTCACCCGCGAATCGGTCGAAGACCTGTTCCGCGTTGCCGACATGATGCAACCCATTGCGCGCCGCCAGAAGGTCTCGCGGGTGCTGGAAGGCGCCGTGCTGGGCAACCTGTTCTTCGAAGCCAGCACTCGTACGCGAGTCAGCTTCGGGTCGGCGTTCTGCCGCCTGGGCGGCTCGGTGTGCGACACGACGGGCTTCACGTTTTCTTCCATGGCCAAGGGCGAATCCATCTATGACACCAGCCGCGTCATGAGCGGCTATGTGGATGCCATGGTGATCCGCCATCCCGAGCAGGGTTCGGTTGCGGAATTCGCGCGCGCCACCAATATTCCGGTGGTCAACGGCGGCGACGGCCCGGGTGAACACCCCAGCCAGGCACTGCTGGACCTGTACACAATCCTGACCGAGTTCTCGCGCCTGGGCAAGTTGCTGGACGGCGCGCATATCGCCATGGTCGGCGACCTGAAATACGGCCGTACCGTGCACTCGCTGATCAAGCTGATGGCGCTGTACAAGAACGTGAAGTTCTCGCTCGTGTCGCCCAAGGGGCTGGAGATGCCCAGCTACATCATTGAGCAGGCAAGCCGCAACGGCAACATCATCGAACAGAAGACTTCGCTGGCGGAAGGCCTGGCGGGCGCGGACGTGATCTATGCGACGCGCGTGCAGAAAGAGCGCTTCGCCAACGAAGAGAACGAAGGCTACACGCCCGACTTCCAGATCAACCGCGCCATCATCGATGCGTATTGCAGCCCCGAAACCATCGTGATGCACCCGCTGCCGCGCGATAGCCGCCCGGGCGCCAACGACCTGAGCGTGGACCTGAACCACGATCCGCGCCTGGCCATCTTCCGCCAGACCGACAACGGCATCCCCATTCGCATGGCGATCTTCGCGGTGCTGCTGGGTGTTGAAGGCCTGGTGCAGCATTCGCTGCGTGATGTGACCTGGCAGCATCCGTCGCACGTCGGCCCGGACGATTCCGTCTTCCACGGCCTGGAATAA
- a CDS encoding replicative DNA helicase, translated as MNTPADPQLEYLRVPPHSIEAEQSVLGGLLLDNTAWDRIADVLVEEDFYRHDHRLIWHHIARLIGLARPADVITVNESLISAGKAEDSGGLAYLNALAHNTPSAANIRRYAEIVRERAMLRKLVSIADEISSAALNPQGKEARQLLDEAESKVFKIAQEGSRGAAGFQEIQPLLTQVVERIDELYHREGSSDVTGVPTGFTDLDKMTSGMQGGDLIIVAGRPSMGKTSFSMNIGEHVAIEQGLPVAVFSMEMGAVQLAMRMLGSVGLLDQHRMRTGKLIADDWPRVTHAVQLMQDAQVYIDETPALSPMEVRARTRRLARQCGQLGLIIIDYLQLMSGNGSGENRATEVSEISRSLKGLAKELNCPLIALSQLNRSLEQRPNKRPVMSDLRESGAIEQDADVILFIYRDEVYNPDSPDKGTAEIIIGKQRNGPIGTVRLTFQGSSTRFLNFSGAQPRDMY; from the coding sequence ATGAACACACCTGCCGATCCCCAGCTTGAATACCTGCGCGTTCCTCCCCATTCCATCGAGGCGGAGCAGTCGGTGCTGGGCGGCCTGTTGCTGGACAACACCGCGTGGGACCGTATTGCCGACGTTCTGGTCGAAGAAGACTTTTACCGGCACGACCATCGGCTGATCTGGCACCACATCGCCCGCCTGATCGGCTTGGCGCGGCCCGCCGACGTCATCACCGTCAATGAATCGCTGATCAGCGCCGGCAAGGCCGAAGACTCGGGCGGCCTGGCGTATTTGAACGCGCTGGCACACAACACCCCGTCGGCCGCCAACATTCGCCGCTACGCGGAAATCGTGCGCGAGCGCGCCATGCTGCGCAAGCTGGTGTCGATTGCCGATGAGATCTCGTCGGCAGCCCTGAACCCGCAGGGCAAGGAAGCGCGCCAACTGCTGGATGAAGCGGAATCCAAGGTCTTCAAGATCGCCCAGGAAGGCTCGCGCGGCGCTGCCGGTTTCCAAGAGATTCAACCGCTGTTGACCCAGGTGGTTGAACGTATCGACGAGCTCTACCACCGCGAAGGTAGTTCCGATGTCACCGGGGTGCCCACCGGCTTTACCGACCTGGACAAGATGACGTCCGGCATGCAGGGCGGCGACCTGATCATCGTGGCCGGCCGTCCGTCCATGGGCAAGACCTCGTTCTCGATGAACATCGGCGAACACGTGGCGATTGAGCAGGGCCTGCCCGTGGCGGTGTTCTCCATGGAAATGGGCGCGGTGCAGTTGGCGATGCGTATGTTGGGCTCGGTCGGCTTGCTGGACCAGCATCGCATGCGTACCGGCAAGCTCATCGCCGATGACTGGCCGCGCGTGACGCACGCCGTGCAATTGATGCAGGACGCGCAGGTCTACATCGACGAAACCCCCGCCCTGAGCCCCATGGAAGTGCGCGCGCGCACGCGTCGCCTGGCGCGTCAGTGCGGTCAGCTTGGCCTGATCATCATCGACTACCTGCAACTGATGTCGGGCAATGGTTCCGGCGAAAACCGGGCTACCGAAGTGTCGGAAATCAGCCGCTCGCTGAAAGGCCTGGCCAAGGAACTGAACTGCCCGCTGATCGCGCTGTCGCAGTTGAACCGAAGCCTGGAACAACGCCCCAACAAGCGCCCCGTGATGAGCGATTTGCGCGAATCCGGCGCTATCGAACAGGACGCCGACGTGATCCTGTTCATCTACCGCGATGAAGTCTACAACCCGGATTCGCCCGACAAGGGCACGGCCGAGATCATCATCGGCAAGCAGCGTAACGGCCCCATCGGTACGGTGCGCCTGACCTTCCAGGGTTCCAGTACGCGCTTCCTGAACTTCTCCGGAGCGCAGCCGCGCGACATGTACTGA